The Exiguobacterium mexicanum genome includes a window with the following:
- a CDS encoding VOC family protein produces the protein MHIDHTGIAVRDLDEAISFYTTVLQGKLVDRYTNTAVGVETEIAVIHVGDDVIELLLPTSPTSPIARFMKARGKGVHHIAYRVDDLTQSIESLKRDGISFLEDTLRTTAKGRRLIYMDPRHSGGVIVELCDYPTTNKQ, from the coding sequence ATGCACATTGACCATACCGGAATCGCTGTCCGTGATTTAGACGAAGCGATTTCATTTTACACGACCGTCCTACAAGGGAAGCTCGTCGATCGCTACACAAACACAGCGGTCGGCGTCGAGACGGAAATCGCCGTCATCCACGTCGGTGACGATGTGATTGAACTGTTGTTGCCGACGAGCCCGACGAGTCCAATCGCCCGCTTCATGAAAGCACGAGGCAAAGGCGTCCACCATATCGCCTACCGGGTTGATGACTTAACCCAATCGATCGAGTCGCTCAAACGAGACGGCATTTCCTTTTTAGAGGACACGTTGCGGACGACGGCAAAAGGCCGACGTCTCATCTATATGGACCCACGTCATTCGGGCGGCGTCATCGTCGAACTGTGCGACTATCCGACAACAAACAAGCAGTGA
- a CDS encoding NAD(P)/FAD-dependent oxidoreductase yields MSEQDVYDVTIIGGGPAGLYATFYSGLRGMKTKLIEFQPHLGGKIHVYPEKMIWDVGGVTPTTGARLIEQLVEQGLTFDPTVVLGEKVESMTKDNQGHFVLDTTHGQHVSKTVIVATGSGILQPQKIDISGAERFEVSNLHYTVKSLMAFKGKTVLISGGGNSAIDWANELEPIAERVILTYRKEALKGHESQVDKLLCGRVDCRLHTQIEDLISRDGTTIHAVSLVDCETGERDLVEVDEVVINHGYEQDTALLGDCELQVEMVDGFYVKGNASSESSVPGLYAAGDILTHEGKVHLIAGAFQDAANAVNRAKTFIDPDATKAAMVSSHNERLKTKNRDIIEQALQKQ; encoded by the coding sequence ATGAGCGAACAAGATGTATATGATGTAACGATTATTGGGGGCGGACCAGCCGGACTATATGCGACGTTTTATAGTGGGCTTCGTGGGATGAAGACGAAATTGATTGAGTTTCAACCACATCTCGGCGGCAAAATCCATGTCTATCCAGAGAAGATGATTTGGGACGTGGGCGGGGTCACACCGACGACCGGTGCTCGCCTTATCGAACAATTGGTGGAACAAGGCTTGACGTTTGATCCGACCGTCGTGCTCGGAGAGAAAGTCGAATCGATGACGAAGGACAACCAAGGCCATTTCGTACTCGATACGACACATGGACAGCATGTTTCCAAGACGGTCATCGTCGCGACAGGAAGCGGCATCCTACAACCACAGAAAATCGATATCAGCGGGGCAGAGCGCTTCGAGGTCTCGAATTTACACTATACGGTCAAATCGCTCATGGCGTTCAAAGGAAAGACAGTATTGATCTCAGGGGGCGGCAACAGTGCCATCGACTGGGCCAATGAGCTCGAACCGATTGCTGAGCGCGTCATTTTGACGTACCGGAAAGAAGCGCTCAAGGGACATGAGTCACAAGTCGATAAGTTGCTTTGTGGCCGTGTCGACTGTCGGTTGCATACGCAAATCGAAGACCTCATCTCTCGGGATGGGACGACGATTCATGCTGTTTCGCTCGTCGATTGCGAGACGGGGGAACGTGATCTCGTAGAAGTCGACGAAGTCGTCATCAACCATGGGTACGAGCAGGATACGGCGCTGCTCGGTGATTGCGAGTTACAAGTCGAGATGGTGGATGGTTTTTACGTGAAAGGCAATGCGAGCAGCGAGTCGTCGGTGCCAGGTTTATATGCAGCGGGCGATATCTTAACGCATGAAGGGAAAGTCCATCTGATTGCCGGTGCTTTCCAAGATGCGGCCAATGCCGTCAACCGTGCAAAGACGTTCATCGATCCGGACGCCACGAAAGCGGCGATGGTGTCCTCGCACAACGAACGGTTGAAGACAAAAAACCGTGATATCATCGAGCAGGCATTACAAAAGCAGTGA